In Primulina eburnea isolate SZY01 chromosome 3, ASM2296580v1, whole genome shotgun sequence, one DNA window encodes the following:
- the LOC140827768 gene encoding protein TIC 22-like, chloroplastic, with the protein MNSFEHKQSPPQQFLHQAFTSLQTHVSDFCNNLRTNLHSKSSLFAKISTENQSISTSIKNKSMPAEAIDERLAGVPVYALSNGSQEFVLVSGSSGKNLGLFCFSEGDAEALLNQMKKMDSSMSSDSQVVAVALSKIFQLKVEGVALRLIPEASQIKNALKERKRAGLQDESFPGIPVFQSKSLILRSQNKRYRPVFFRKEDLEKSLLRASRDQKQLNPALRAGDIQVAVLEEIVQGMKDSSSALWDDVVFIPPGFDVSTDPSQQQKSS; encoded by the exons ATGAATTCCTTCGAACACAAGCAATCTCCACCGCAGCAATTCCTCCACCAGGCCTTCACTTCGCTACAAACCCACGTCTCCgatttctgtaacaatctgcgAACCAACCTCCATTCTAAATCCTCTTTATTTGCCAAAATTTCGACAGAAAACCAGAGTATCAGCACTAGCATTAAGAATAAGTCTATGCCTGCTGAGGCTATTGATGAGAGGCTAGCTGGAGTACCCGTGTATGCGTTGAGCAATGGTTCCCAAGAATTTGTTTTGGTTTCGGGAAGTTCCGGGAAAAATCTTGGGTTGTTCTGTTTTAGTGAAGGTGATGCTGAAGCCCTTTTAAATCAGATGAAGAAAATGGATTCTTCTATGAGTTCTGACTCGCAGGTTGTGGCTGTTGCTCTTAGCAAG ATTTTTCAGCTTAAAGTTGAAGGTGTGGCATTGCGATTGATACCCGAAGCTTCTCAGATAAAGAATGCCTTGAAG GAGAGAAAAAGGGCTGGTCTTCAGGATGAGAGCTTTCCCGGGATTCCGGTCTTTCAG TCCAAAAGCTTGATTTTGAGGAGCCAAAATAAGAGATATCGCCCTGTTTTCTTCAGAAAG GAGGATCTTGAGAAATCTCTTTTACGAGCTTCACGTGATCAAAAACAGTTGAACCCTGCCCTTAGGGCAGGCGATATTCAG GTTGCTGTTCTTGAAGAGATAGTACAAGGGATGAAG GATAGCTCGTCGGCATTATGGGACGATGTCGTTTTTATTCCTCCTGGTTTTGACGTTTCAACAGATCcatcacaacaacaaaaatcaaGCTGA
- the LOC140827769 gene encoding receptor-like kinase TMK4, producing MATPSPLRRRILLLHLFFVLLPILTSSDDSAAMSMLLSSLSPTPTGWSSDTHFCKWTNINCDSTGSFVTGINLNSASVSGTLPPEINTLSQLESIALQKNSLTGTLPSFENMTSLQQIFLDNNGFTSVPKNFLLGLTNLQTLSMSLNYKLGPWEIPTYLTGSSNLVTLYASNASIYGIIPDIFGSFPNLQNLRLSYNYLNGTLPKSFSGSEIQNLWLNNQQQGGLSGTIDVLANMAQLTQVWLQENAFSGGIPDLSKCVNLFDLQLRDNKFTGVLPPSLMTLPNLVNITLQNNKLQGPYPKFSDNVHTTIGTTNSFCLQQPGPCDPQVSILIDVAGALGYPMSLAQSWTGNNACPGSWSFINCDTKGNVVVVNMGKQGFSGTISPAFANLTSLRTLMLNDNKLTGTIPVVLTTLSQLQTFDVSNNNLSGPIPVFPARVKFNNAGNVFLGQNVSDGGGTSGAPGGGSNSGLDGSGSSKGSTSAGMIAGVVIAVVLFIGVLLFVSFKCYMKRRHKRFGRVEGSELGKEMVKTNVTDSVQGYAGVPSEIHSNCSGDHSDIPIFEGGNVAISIQILRQVTDNFSDKNVLGRGGFGIVYKGELHDGTKIAVKRMESGVMGTKGMNEFQAEIAVLTKVRHRHLVALLGYCINGSERLLVYEYMPQGTLSQHLFEWEELGYQPLTWKQRVTIALDVGRGVEYLHSLAQQSFIHRDLKPSNILLSDDMRAKVADFGLVKHAPDGKYSLETRLAGTFGYLAPEYAATGRVTTKVDVYAFGVVLMEIITGRKALDERMPDDRSHLVTWFRRVLINKDNLRKSIDPILEPDDETYDSICKAAELAGHCTAREPYQRPDMGHAVNILGPLVEQWRPSKPEEEESFGIDLHMSLPQALQRWQDNEGTSRMFDDLSYSQTQSSIPAKPSGFVDSFSSTDCR from the exons ATGGCCACCCCGTCCCCCCTACGCCGCCGCATACTCCTCCTCCACCTCTTCTTCGTCCTTCTCCCTATCCTCACCTCCTCCGACGACTCAGCTGCCATGTCTATGCTCCTCTCCTCCCTCTCTCCCACCCCCACCGGTTGGTCTTCCGACACCCACTTTTGCAAGTGGACAAATATCAACTGCGATTCCACCGGTTCTTTCGTCACCGGAATCAACCTCAACTCCGCCTCCGTATCCGGCACGCTCCCCCCGGAGATCAACACCCTCTCCCAACTTGAATCCATCGCCCTCCAAAAAAACTCTCTCACCGGAACTCTGCCTTCGTTTGAGAACATGACTTCTTTACAACAAATATTTCTTGACAACAATGGCTTCACCTCCGTTCCCAAGAACTTCCTTTTAGGCCTCACAAATCTTCAGACTTTGAGTATGAGCTTAAATTACAAACTTGGTCCTTGGGAGATCCCGACTTATTTGACTGGAAGTTCAAATCTTGTTACTCTCTATGCCAGCAATGCTAGTATCTATGGGATCATTCCGGATATTTTTGGGTCATTCCCGAATTTGCAAAACTTGAGGTTGTCTTACAACTACTTGAATGGTACCCTGCCGAAGTCCTTTTCCGGATCGGAGATTCAAAATCTTTGGCTCAATAATCAGCAACAAGGGGGGTTATCTGGTACCATAGATGTGCTAGCTAACATGGCCCAGCTGACTCAGGTGTGGTTACAGGAAAACGCTTTCTCTGGTGGGATTCCTGATTTGTCCAAGTGTGTGAATTTGTTTGATTTGCAGTTGAGGGATAATAAGTTTACTGGTGTGTTGCCACCTTCTTTGATGACTTTGCCAAATTTAGTTAATATAACTTTGCAGAATAATAAGCTGCAAGGGCCTTATCCAAAGTTTTCTGATAATGTTCATACCACTATTGGTACCACTAATAGCTTTTGCTTACAACAGCCAGGCCCTTGTGATCCGCAGGTGAGTATACTTATAGATGTTGCTGGTGCTTTAGGTTATCCTATGTCTTTGGCCCAATCTTGGACAGGAAATAATGCTTGTCCTGGTAGTTGGAGCTTTATCAATTGTGATACCAAGGGTAATGTGGTGGTCGTGAACATGGGGAAGCAAGGTTTTTCTGGTACTATTTCGCCCGCATTTGCGAATCTTACGTCTTTGAGGACTTTGATGTTGAATGATAATAAGCTGACCGGGACAATCCCGGTTGTCTTGACTACTTTGTCCCAGCTTCAAACTTTTGATGTGTCTAATAATAATTTATCTGGCCCAATCCCTGTTTTCCCTGCAAGAGTGAAGTTTAATAATGCTGGGAATGTGTTTCTTGGACAGAATGTGAGTGATGGTGGTGGAACTAGTGGGGCGCCGGGGGGTGGATCGAATTCTGGGTTGGATGGATCCGGATCATCCAAAGGGTCTACCTCGGCCGGTATGATTGCGGGGGTGGTAATAGCTGTTGTGTTATTCATTGGAGTTTTGTTGTTTGTTTCTTTTAAGTGCTATATGAAGAGACGCCATAAGAGGTTTGGGAGGGTTGAGGGGTCTGAACTAGGGAAAGAAATGGTGAAAACTAATGTAACTGATAGTGTACAAGGATATGCTGGAGTTCCGAGTGAGATACATAGCAATTGCAGTGGTGATCACAGTGACATTCCTATTTTTGAAGGTGGAAACGTTGCTATCTCGATACAAATTCTTAGGCAAGTTACGGACAATTTCAGTGACAAGAACGTGTTGGGCAGAGGAGGATTTGGAATCGTTTACAAAGGCGAATTGCACGACGGCACGAAGATAGCTGTGAAGAGAATGGAATCCGGAGTAATGGGTACGAAAGGGATGAATGAGTTCCAAGCGGAAATCGCGGTTCTTACTAAAGTTAGGCACAGGCATTTGGTTGCTCTTCTTGGCTACTGTATTAATGGGAGCGAGAGGCTTTTGGTTTACGAGTACATGCCTCAGGGAACTTTAAGCCAGCATTTGTTTGAATGGGAAGAACTTGGCTATCAGCCTCTTACTTGGAAACAGCGGGTGACAATAGCATTAGACGTCGGTAGAGGTGTCGAGTATCTTCACAGCTTGGCTCAACAAAGTTTCATTCATAGAGATTTGAAGCCCTCAAATATACTTCTTAGTGATGATATGAGAGCAAAGGTCGCAGATTTTGGATTAGTCAAACATGCTCCTGATGGCAAATATTCGCTTGAGACTCGGTTGGCTGGAACATTCGGCTATCTTGCACCTGAATATGCTG CTACTGGCAGAGTGACAACAAAAGTGGATGTTTATGCATTTGGGGTCGTTTTAATGGAGATCATCACCGGTCGAAAAGCGCTAGACGAAAGAATGCCAGACGATAGGTCTCATTTAGTCACTTGGTTTCGCAGAGTCCTCATCAACAAAGACAACCTTCGGAAGTCTATCGACCCTATTCTTGAGCCTGACGACGAAACGTACGATAGCATTTGCAAAGCTGCAGAACTTGCCGGTCACTGCACAGCCCGCGAGCCATATCAAAGACCTGACATGGGGCATGCGGTCAATATCCTGGGCCCGCTCGTCGAACAATGGAGACCTTCTAAACCCGAAGAAGAAGAAAGTTTCGGCATTGATCTACATATGAGCCTTCCTCAAGCCCTTCAAAGATGGCAAGATAATGAAGGTACTTCAAGAATGTTCGACGATCTTTCGTACAGCCAAACGCAGTCAAGCATTCCAGCTAAACCTTCCGGATTCGTAGACAGCTTTAGCTCGACGGATTGTAGGTAG